Part of the Maniola jurtina chromosome 22, ilManJurt1.1, whole genome shotgun sequence genome is shown below.
TAGTACTTAATTGAATCTTGATCTAAAAATGAGAAATCCGCATTGCAGAGGATACGACCAGCCAGAgatataataacaattaatatttacaaataaatgtaATAGGTATATTCCGGGCATGCGATAAATAAATCTTCCGAAAAAAACGACCGAGTTTGAAATGGGTACGTGGGGATGTGTGGGGTGGGGCGGATACATTAATTGGCAATTTCTATATCCAAATGCCCATTTTACATACTCCATGATTCATCGAAGAGATATTAGATAATAGCCTTcattgtttaaattaatttactaacaaaaatattaatactaGAACAATGAATCTAAAACTACAAACTATTCAGAGTTTTaaacttgctttaaaggtgaatgaaaacatcatGCATGTATTTTTGCCTGCAGGCCTGACAGTTCTTCGAccaaaaactgactgacatttGACCAAAATCTGACTCAAATCTGACCAGAATCTGGCCAAAACCTGACCAAATTCCAACCATAACTCACGGCTTGgatgttttttaaattcattaaaacACTCAAAGTTACGAGTAAGATACCCAAGTACAAAGTTGGTTTAAGTTATGACCGAGTTGTCACAACTTGCCCATGACATGAACCAAAAAGTCTACGAATAGTCATTACAGTACTGCACTAATTATAAGCTTACAAGAAACTAAACATTAACTCTGGTTCAGCGGCCAACGAGCACTTAATTATTATGCTCAGTGCTTGGTTGCACTCAAAGAATTACTTATAAGATACAAAGTTATAACAACTTTCCCATAACTTTAGAAAATGTACCAAGCCAAAAGCTTTTGCTCATAAATTTTTCAGAGCCCAATGCATTGATCCAATTAAAACTTACACGAAACTTAAGTTCAGCGGTGAACAAATAATTACTATGCTCGATGCTCTCTCACGCTGTCATCCCAAGTTATAAACTTACAAAGTGGTTAAAACTTGACAACTCAGAATTTGCCCATTCAAAAGCCAAATTACCCATGTTGGCTGTTGGTTAGTGATAAAATCAACTATTCTAAAATGGAACACATGAAAGTAGTGCGTAGTGAGTAGGCTACGATCAAAAATgaggtaggtactacctaccgTAGGTAGTTATGTATAGATCGTTGTGTTGTCATGTATTAGTTAACTAACTAATACATGACAACAGTAGTCATATTATTCgacaaattatatttatttaagttgaAATTTCACGGAgcaggtagtaggtaggtacctacctagtagtacAGAATTGACCAAAATAATGGGTACAGGTACCTtgaggtacctactataaatccAATGAGGTAGTTAGACAGGAGTGGATAATGGGCCTGCAGTTACTACTCCAGTCTCTTTTTTAGTGTTCCTGTGTTTTTTAGTCTTAAAAAagaaactggtcaagtgcgaatcgtacacacacacgaagggttccgtataccaaataccatcgtacaaggttatacctaacactttttgTGAATCAGTAAATTTTGTTTTCGTCAAgacatattttttgtaatataacttTCAACAACTTCGGATAACaaatttcggattttttctttgtgCTATCAGACCTACCtgactgccaaatttcatgactctaggtcaacgtaaagtaggtactctataggttttcttgaccgaCCCGACAggaagacggacggacggacggacagacaacaaagtgatcctttatgagTTCCTTTtccctttagaggtacggaaccctaaaaacaacaaTTTGTCGGAAAATTGCAAGAGGTCGCGTTATAGAGTAATTTAGAACCACTGTGGGACGAGTAGAGAAACACACACAGACTCTACACAGCTGTAATCAGACGAAGAACGATCTAATCAGGCCACAGTGCGGTGAGCTAATAGAATTAAGCAAGAATTTTCTCGacaattttatattaagttGACTGTATGGAGGATAGaattacctacttgaaaaatgaaaatgagaaaatatttattaaccaactagccgatgcccacgacttcgcccgtgtagatttaggtttttcgaaatcccgtgggaactctttgattttccgggataaaagtagcctatgtgctaatccaggatattatctatcgccattcccagccaaatccgtctagtagtttttgtgtgaaggagtaacaaacatacacacaaactttcgcatttataatattagtgtgagtgtgaTTTTCGTCAATTTTTCCTTATCCCATGGTACCCATATTATTCCTGTATCGTAACcttttaaaacttaataaaGTAATTCCTACAGGATAGGTATGTTTTGGAGAGTGTGCCCAAGAacttcctccttcacctttttaCTATCGTACCTACCAACCGCTGACCGCAAGGCATCGCCAAATCTGCACCCGTGCGCAGCGAAACGCGgacatgtacctacctttacCTACTATGCAATTTgcttcctcatttctaattcgaaTCACCATGATAGGGGCTCGAATTTAGACAGGTCATCATAGCTAATGTTTATCCAGAGCTGCAGGACATCTGCAGCTCTGGATAAACATTCTTTATCtcttgaaagaattttcagactCCACGGTCAGGTTCCGCTAGTCTAGTGTGTAGCGGCTCCTTTTGATCGCTTTATTCCTTTGTCAACTTAGTGTGGGTTTACAAATACTGCGGTTTGCGGTGTGTGGTCGCTCAACCGCAACGTCAATCGATGATCCGAACTATGTGGCTCATCATTCACCAATTGGCACCTTTGTGAATCGTTGAgctgtcggtcactctggttctcttcATTCAGTAGTTGGGCTTTATACCAGTAATTTATAGCTACTTCGACAgagtgaatttagattttcaaaaatcccatggaaactgtttgattttccgggattaaaagtataGGCCACTCTccactttccaggtcttaaATTATATCCACGTAAAAAATCAGGTAAACCCGTTGATTCGTTGCGGCGTGCTTGAAggagaaaccaacaaacaaacacatttttgcagTTATAATATGAAGTAAGCAGTGATATTATgatgaatatatatttttaaattaaattaacatttccATAAGCCCTCATGCattaataaatagatatttttttattcattaacgCGTAGCTCAttaatttatgtaggtaatgGAAGCTTTCAGGCCTGTCGTAAATAATTCTTTCTTTGCCAgaatgtaattaattttaatgagcGAGATACAACCCTTTTTAAATTGTAGCCCGTCAGTACAAAGTACATTGTGGACATATACATTGTAAATAATGTAGATATTCAAACGAGGGAGGTCAACAGGGTCTCTCCctgtagcggttttttttttcgctaggtaggtaggtaggtaggaggAAATCCTCACGGATGTCAGTCTATTGACGTACTCGACTTCACTGAGGTGCTTTGGGTGATATACGGACTAAAGAGAATAATATCACTAACGGACTAAAACCTGTCTTCTCTGGGTGCGCCCTGCCCGGGACTACGAAGTGTAGCGGTTGCAAAAGTGTACCCACATTTAATAGATATCTCaggttaaaaaaatcaaatatttaatacaagATCGACTTTATTTAATGTTTCAGGAAGCACCGCCgactaggtacctaagtagttagCTAGTAAGTAGCTACTAGGGCATTATTTTACAAttatgaaaaaaaccggccaagtgcgtgtcagactcgcacaccgcgggttccgtactcgggtaatttttccgatatttagaatatacaggtaaagccctttcatatgataccccacttggtatagttatcttactttgaaaattgaaacacaatttatttattttttcaacgggaagtaccctataggttttctggacagacacgacggaaccctagaaacggTCAAATGCGAGTAATTTAAAGTACAATTTAAGCAAAAATCCGCAAactgagaatttgtggttatatcacaaaaaaaattcttgtacgatggtaggtacgaaacccttcgtgtgagtGTGCGACttacacttgaccggtttttttctcaTACCGAACCCTAAAATGGTTCAGGTAGGTAGGAACCTAATAGAGACCACACGAATCGTTTCCATTTCagttacattataatatacatacttgTAAGCCAGAGTCGTGGACGAAATATTAATCACACGGACATTATGGGCTCCAGCCACACAAATCGGATCACACTGCCTGAATATTAACATGGCGTCCATTGAGGCACTCTGAAATAGGATTATGCTTCTCTGCCAATCGTAGTTAATGGACACAAATAGATACATACAACAAGAGATATTAGATATTCTGTGGTTATATATAATAGAAACGCAAAATcctgcacttacctacctatctacttcaatcaacaagataaagttgaaacttaataaacgctgaaatattatagtaaaattattgtttttgtcgcttggtatattttaatgtgtaGGTagcacattaataatattaatgagcTCAGAATTgactcctctttcatttgacatccctctcgatagcaaaaaaaaaattctggaGACCTCCATCTTtgttgatgtaacatccgttaggtcaatttttacatgtaaaatgtagcctatgtcacccgaacctttacgacgaatcaataaTCAACACCTGATTCATCGAAATTGGTcctgtagtttaggcgctacggtggaacacacagaatctggatacaaacatacatacatagactgctaaaatcatagctcttccttttggctttgccgcagtcggataaaaagaACAAAGTTTCTACTTCGTAAATAAGAAAGTAGGCACAAATTACTCTTGTTGTTATATCGTTCACCAACTATTGTGTGGacgcttataatattatagaaatggAAATGTCTTTATGCGATAGAAAACGTTCGTTTTTATGCTGCCATAAAAGAGTTATAGCCTGGACGATAACAGGCAATTTATAACACTTGCGTCGCCCTCGCCTGGCTTCACAGCTAAAGCGCTAACACATTTTATGCTTCCAAAGTTCCACGTAAATAATGATGTTACTTATCTATCTCGCTTAGATGAGGGCTGAGGCGCAGATTGTTTATGCGGTTAGTAAGATGAACAATTTGGCTGATGTTTATATCCGCAAAAATCTGTAGGGACATTAGAAGACATACCTAGGAGATTTCGTAAGAAATTGTTGTAGGTCTACGTCCCAAAACGCGAATAGAACCGACGTTGGGCTTACCATGAGTGCCGTATGCCAGATGACTTTTGGGAGCCGACCACTGCTTTGTTGAAAGACAAAGATACAGTCATAAGCGTAGATATAAATACATTACCTAAAGGTAGGAAGGTAGCTACCGTTTTATAATTGAGATAACCGTTTTATTCTAATGAGTGAAAACCGACCACACCACAAAATTGTTGATGTTAGGGCCGGTcgtaaagtaaaattttatgaCGGTGCATTATTTAAGGGAGGCGTGGGCTTGGTGAATGGTGACCCCATCTATACGTATAATAAAACtgctggacgatttctgtaggtacctacattaaattaaaaaaaaatatcgaagGAAGCTGTGGGTATGATCGATAGATACAGAAGTCAacagtattttattaaatttttatttgtctgtctgtgcagGCATCACGCCGAAActatagaaaataattaaatgcaACTTGGCATACAAGCTATTAGCTAACAATCTGGGTTAACATTTACGATATTTTCATGTGGAAAAACAATAGGATTACTACAGGGTAGGGGCTTGGTAGGGGATGAAAATTTTCATCCAGTCTGGTCTGTCGAAAATCTGTCTGGTTGGACTGTTAAGTTGTCTCCAGGAATTTAATGATGACCTTATGAATAGTTTCATAGGAAATCGCGATAGATATACCTAACAGCTTGATAAAAAGTGGATATTTAACCATACAATACAAAACATAAACCTAACACATATTTATTATACACCAGAGCAAAGTGGAGACATGTTAACTAGTTTTGTAATATGTATTGAGTGTTTGCTTGCCCTTCCTTGTTACATTGTGAAACTgcaagtaaaaatatgaatattataatatttagtctTTAGTTCCACATTTAATGGTATTAATTTAAgaattatatcatattttacCTAAAATCTCATTTAAGACTTTTAAGAAACAATTTCATTAATTCGGTAGATAATGCTAAATAAGAAAATTTACTCATATTCTACTCCACTTTATTGAGTCTAGTCATCCAACAAGAATGAAATGGTTTAAAATAAAGGAATGGAATTAATATACTGTAATTTTTGATTACCTGTTACcacttatttcaaaaattactGTAAGTATGTAAGAGTGGcaacaagtatttttttaatatattaaaaaaaaatacaataacatGTTAATAAATATCTTGAGGTGGTGGTCGGCCAAatagcaaagtccatgaaacagGCTGTTTCAACTGTGAAAACAAGTCCTTGTTGTCTGAGAATAGAGGAATTAGTTTTGTCAAATTATTAACCATGTCATATGCATTGGGTATATTGTCTCCTTCTGAACAATATTTGTACAATATTAAGCATGGTAGCCCATTATCTAGACATATTTTATAAAGAAGACTTGCAAAACCTCCTCCAAATATCTTCAATTCACCAGTGTTTTCTTCGTGTTCTACAAGGTTTGCCTTTATTATATTCTCAGCATGAGGGTTGCCTTCACTTGCAACAAATCTAAAAGGTGAGCTTAAAATATGTTTCTTCTCGTGAGCAAAACTACTGGTCAAAATTAATATATCCTTAATCTGCTTTTCTTTAAATGTGCTAACAACGTTTTTCAGGAAACTATCTGCATATTTATGGACCAATGGTGCTCTTAACTGTAGAACCAATATTTTTCGAGAATCTGACCTGTAAACTTCGCAAGCCGTAGAAAGACTGCTGGACTCGAGGTCGTAGGGATCGTAACCAATCACCGGAATCACGGCAGGGCTGTATATTGATGCAATTTTTACCATTTTCAATGATGAAATTAACAAGTCGCAAGAGAGCTGCCCAACATTACCTACGGCCACGCTCGGAACAATCAACGTGTATTCCTCAAAACTAATGTCGTCAATAAACTTCCACATATTTgtttcattcatttttaataTAGTTAATAAGTAAAAGTTTGGATTTTGCACAGAATTCAaaacaaaagtcaaaacacaATTCAAAACACATTCagaaaaatgatat
Proteins encoded:
- the LOC123876634 gene encoding proteasome assembly chaperone 2, which produces MNETNMWKFIDDISFEEYTLIVPSVAVGNVGQLSCDLLISSLKMVKIASIYSPAVIPVIGYDPYDLESSSLSTACEVYRSDSRKILVLQLRAPLVHKYADSFLKNVVSTFKEKQIKDILILTSSFAHEKKHILSSPFRFVASEGNPHAENIIKANLVEHEENTGELKIFGGGFASLLYKICLDNGLPCLILYKYCSEGDNIPNAYDMVNNLTKLIPLFSDNKDLFSQLKQPVSWTLLFGRPPPQDIY